Proteins encoded by one window of Seriola aureovittata isolate HTS-2021-v1 ecotype China chromosome 4, ASM2101889v1, whole genome shotgun sequence:
- the LOC130167332 gene encoding SH3 domain-binding glutamic acid-rich protein-like isoform X32, producing the protein MVIKVFLASSSGSTAIKKKQQDVVGFLEALKVDYAQLDIACNEENRMWMRQNVPEEKKPANGIPLPPQIFNEESYCGDYDTFFDAKEDNLVYSFLGLPPPPGSKEAVQADKADIVENGTHAEETNAEGNLDDSIEVPVEERNGDAHSKEELAQAADEEDEGEGGEEEEGEVAEGETADDEATEEETAGDEAPAEEEEAVEETDEQAHAEEEEEQEEADDDREEEEAEVQEEEEAE; encoded by the exons atggttATCAAAGTCTTCCTCGCCTCTTCATCGGGATCCACTGCG ATCAAAAAGAAGCAGCAAGATGTGGTCGGCTTCCTGGAGGCTCTTAAAGTGGACTACGCTCAGTTGGACATCGCCTGCAACGAGGAGAACCGCATGTGGATGAGGCAGAATGTCCCAGAGGAGAAGAAGCCCGCCAACGGCATCCCCCTGCCACCTCAGATCTTCAATGAAGAGAGCTACTGCGGG GACTACGACACATTCTTCGATGCCAAGGAGGACAACTTGGTGTATTCTTTCCTGGGGCTGCCCCCTCCTCCTGGGTCAAAG GAAGCAGTGCAGGCGGACAAGGCGGATATTGTGGAGAACGGGACCCATGCCGAGGAAACTAATGCAGAGGGAAACCTTGATGACTCAATA GAGGTACCAGTGGAGGAGCGTAACGGGGATGCACACAGCAAGGAGGAGCTGGCACAGGCagctgatgaggaggatgaaggtgagggtggtgaagaggaggagggggaggtagCAGAAGGAGAGACTGCAGATGATGAAGCCACGGAAGAAGAAACAGCAGGGGACGAGGcccctgcagaggaggaggaggcagtggaAGAGACAGACGAG CAGGCCcatgcagaggaggaagaagaacag GAAGAAGCTGATGATGACAGG gaagaagaagaggctgaAGTACAAGAG GAGGAAGAGGCTGAGTAG
- the LOC130167332 gene encoding SH3 domain-binding glutamic acid-rich protein-like isoform X28, producing MVIKVFLASSSGSTAIKKKQQDVVGFLEALKVDYAQLDIACNEENRMWMRQNVPEEKKPANGIPLPPQIFNEESYCGDYDTFFDAKEDNLVYSFLGLPPPPGSKEAVQADKADIVENGTHAEETNAEGNLDDSIEVPVEERNGDAHSKEELAQAADEEDEGEGGEEEEGEVAEGETADDEATEEETAGDEAPAEEEEAVEETDEVTEDTQAHAEEEEEQEEADDDREEEEDLEETQEEEAE from the exons atggttATCAAAGTCTTCCTCGCCTCTTCATCGGGATCCACTGCG ATCAAAAAGAAGCAGCAAGATGTGGTCGGCTTCCTGGAGGCTCTTAAAGTGGACTACGCTCAGTTGGACATCGCCTGCAACGAGGAGAACCGCATGTGGATGAGGCAGAATGTCCCAGAGGAGAAGAAGCCCGCCAACGGCATCCCCCTGCCACCTCAGATCTTCAATGAAGAGAGCTACTGCGGG GACTACGACACATTCTTCGATGCCAAGGAGGACAACTTGGTGTATTCTTTCCTGGGGCTGCCCCCTCCTCCTGGGTCAAAG GAAGCAGTGCAGGCGGACAAGGCGGATATTGTGGAGAACGGGACCCATGCCGAGGAAACTAATGCAGAGGGAAACCTTGATGACTCAATA GAGGTACCAGTGGAGGAGCGTAACGGGGATGCACACAGCAAGGAGGAGCTGGCACAGGCagctgatgaggaggatgaaggtgagggtggtgaagaggaggagggggaggtagCAGAAGGAGAGACTGCAGATGATGAAGCCACGGAAGAAGAAACAGCAGGGGACGAGGcccctgcagaggaggaggaggcagtggaAGAGACAGACGAGGTCACAGAAGACACA CAGGCCcatgcagaggaggaagaagaacag GAAGAAGCTGATGATGACAGG gaagaagaagaagacttgGAAGAAACACAG GAGGAAGAGGCTGAGTAG
- the LOC130167332 gene encoding adapter SH3BGRL-like isoform X46 yields MVIKVFLASSSGSTAIKKKQQDVVGFLEALKVDYAQLDIACNEENRMWMRQNVPEEKKPANGIPLPPQIFNEESYCGDYDTFFDAKEDNLVYSFLGLPPPPGSKQAHAEEEEEQEEADDDREEEDLQSEEEEELRQLEEEEEAEVQEEEEEDLEETQEEEAE; encoded by the exons atggttATCAAAGTCTTCCTCGCCTCTTCATCGGGATCCACTGCG ATCAAAAAGAAGCAGCAAGATGTGGTCGGCTTCCTGGAGGCTCTTAAAGTGGACTACGCTCAGTTGGACATCGCCTGCAACGAGGAGAACCGCATGTGGATGAGGCAGAATGTCCCAGAGGAGAAGAAGCCCGCCAACGGCATCCCCCTGCCACCTCAGATCTTCAATGAAGAGAGCTACTGCGGG GACTACGACACATTCTTCGATGCCAAGGAGGACAACTTGGTGTATTCTTTCCTGGGGCTGCCCCCTCCTCCTGGGTCAAAG CAGGCCcatgcagaggaggaagaagaacag GAAGAAGCTGATGATGACAGG GAGGAAGAGGATTTGCAGTCAGAG GAGGAAGAAGAGCTACGACAGCTTGAG gaagaagaagaggctgaAGTACAAGAG gaagaagaagaagacttgGAAGAAACACAG GAGGAAGAGGCTGAGTAG
- the LOC130167332 gene encoding adapter SH3BGRL-like isoform X41 → MVIKVFLASSSGSTAIKKKQQDVVGFLEALKVDYAQLDIACNEENRMWMRQNVPEEKKPANGIPLPPQIFNEESYCGDYDTFFDAKEDNLVYSFLGLPPPPGSKEAVQADKADIVENGTHAEETNAEGNLDDSIQAHAEEEEEQEEADDDREEEEAEVQEEEEEDLEETQEEEAE, encoded by the exons atggttATCAAAGTCTTCCTCGCCTCTTCATCGGGATCCACTGCG ATCAAAAAGAAGCAGCAAGATGTGGTCGGCTTCCTGGAGGCTCTTAAAGTGGACTACGCTCAGTTGGACATCGCCTGCAACGAGGAGAACCGCATGTGGATGAGGCAGAATGTCCCAGAGGAGAAGAAGCCCGCCAACGGCATCCCCCTGCCACCTCAGATCTTCAATGAAGAGAGCTACTGCGGG GACTACGACACATTCTTCGATGCCAAGGAGGACAACTTGGTGTATTCTTTCCTGGGGCTGCCCCCTCCTCCTGGGTCAAAG GAAGCAGTGCAGGCGGACAAGGCGGATATTGTGGAGAACGGGACCCATGCCGAGGAAACTAATGCAGAGGGAAACCTTGATGACTCAATA CAGGCCcatgcagaggaggaagaagaacag GAAGAAGCTGATGATGACAGG gaagaagaagaggctgaAGTACAAGAG gaagaagaagaagacttgGAAGAAACACAG GAGGAAGAGGCTGAGTAG
- the LOC130167332 gene encoding adapter SH3BGRL-like isoform X47, with product MVIKVFLASSSGSTAIKKKQQDVVGFLEALKVDYAQLDIACNEENRMWMRQNVPEEKKPANGIPLPPQIFNEESYCGDYDTFFDAKEDNLVYSFLGLPPPPGSKAHAEEEEEQEEADDDREEEDLQSEEEEELRQLEEEEEAEVQEEEEEDLEETQEEEAE from the exons atggttATCAAAGTCTTCCTCGCCTCTTCATCGGGATCCACTGCG ATCAAAAAGAAGCAGCAAGATGTGGTCGGCTTCCTGGAGGCTCTTAAAGTGGACTACGCTCAGTTGGACATCGCCTGCAACGAGGAGAACCGCATGTGGATGAGGCAGAATGTCCCAGAGGAGAAGAAGCCCGCCAACGGCATCCCCCTGCCACCTCAGATCTTCAATGAAGAGAGCTACTGCGGG GACTACGACACATTCTTCGATGCCAAGGAGGACAACTTGGTGTATTCTTTCCTGGGGCTGCCCCCTCCTCCTGGGTCAAAG GCCcatgcagaggaggaagaagaacag GAAGAAGCTGATGATGACAGG GAGGAAGAGGATTTGCAGTCAGAG GAGGAAGAAGAGCTACGACAGCTTGAG gaagaagaagaggctgaAGTACAAGAG gaagaagaagaagacttgGAAGAAACACAG GAGGAAGAGGCTGAGTAG
- the LOC130167332 gene encoding adapter SH3BGRL-like isoform X38, producing MVIKVFLASSSGSTAIKKKQQDVVGFLEALKVDYAQLDIACNEENRMWMRQNVPEEKKPANGIPLPPQIFNEESYCGDYDTFFDAKEDNLVYSFLGLPPPPGSKEAVQADKADIVENGTHAEETNAEGNLDDSIQAHAEEEEEQEEADDDREEEDLQSEEEEELRQLEEEEEDLEETQEEEAE from the exons atggttATCAAAGTCTTCCTCGCCTCTTCATCGGGATCCACTGCG ATCAAAAAGAAGCAGCAAGATGTGGTCGGCTTCCTGGAGGCTCTTAAAGTGGACTACGCTCAGTTGGACATCGCCTGCAACGAGGAGAACCGCATGTGGATGAGGCAGAATGTCCCAGAGGAGAAGAAGCCCGCCAACGGCATCCCCCTGCCACCTCAGATCTTCAATGAAGAGAGCTACTGCGGG GACTACGACACATTCTTCGATGCCAAGGAGGACAACTTGGTGTATTCTTTCCTGGGGCTGCCCCCTCCTCCTGGGTCAAAG GAAGCAGTGCAGGCGGACAAGGCGGATATTGTGGAGAACGGGACCCATGCCGAGGAAACTAATGCAGAGGGAAACCTTGATGACTCAATA CAGGCCcatgcagaggaggaagaagaacag GAAGAAGCTGATGATGACAGG GAGGAAGAGGATTTGCAGTCAGAG GAGGAAGAAGAGCTACGACAGCTTGAG gaagaagaagaagacttgGAAGAAACACAG GAGGAAGAGGCTGAGTAG
- the LOC130167332 gene encoding adapter SH3BGRL-like isoform X39: MVIKVFLASSSGSTAIKKKQQDVVGFLEALKVDYAQLDIACNEENRMWMRQNVPEEKKPANGIPLPPQIFNEESYCGDYDTFFDAKEDNLVYSFLGLPPPPGSKEAVQADKADIVENGTHAEETNAEGNLDDSIAHAEEEEEQEEADDDREEEELRQLEEEEEAEVQEEEEEDLEETQEEEAE, from the exons atggttATCAAAGTCTTCCTCGCCTCTTCATCGGGATCCACTGCG ATCAAAAAGAAGCAGCAAGATGTGGTCGGCTTCCTGGAGGCTCTTAAAGTGGACTACGCTCAGTTGGACATCGCCTGCAACGAGGAGAACCGCATGTGGATGAGGCAGAATGTCCCAGAGGAGAAGAAGCCCGCCAACGGCATCCCCCTGCCACCTCAGATCTTCAATGAAGAGAGCTACTGCGGG GACTACGACACATTCTTCGATGCCAAGGAGGACAACTTGGTGTATTCTTTCCTGGGGCTGCCCCCTCCTCCTGGGTCAAAG GAAGCAGTGCAGGCGGACAAGGCGGATATTGTGGAGAACGGGACCCATGCCGAGGAAACTAATGCAGAGGGAAACCTTGATGACTCAATA GCCcatgcagaggaggaagaagaacag GAAGAAGCTGATGATGACAGG GAGGAAGAAGAGCTACGACAGCTTGAG gaagaagaagaggctgaAGTACAAGAG gaagaagaagaagacttgGAAGAAACACAG GAGGAAGAGGCTGAGTAG
- the LOC130167332 gene encoding adapter SH3BGRL-like isoform X42: protein MVIKVFLASSSGSTAIKKKQQDVVGFLEALKVDYAQLDIACNEENRMWMRQNVPEEKKPANGIPLPPQIFNEESYCGDYDTFFDAKEDNLVYSFLGLPPPPGSKEAVQADKADIVENGTHAEETNAEGNLDDSIQAHAEEEEEQEEADDDREEEELRQLEEEEEDLEETQEEEAE, encoded by the exons atggttATCAAAGTCTTCCTCGCCTCTTCATCGGGATCCACTGCG ATCAAAAAGAAGCAGCAAGATGTGGTCGGCTTCCTGGAGGCTCTTAAAGTGGACTACGCTCAGTTGGACATCGCCTGCAACGAGGAGAACCGCATGTGGATGAGGCAGAATGTCCCAGAGGAGAAGAAGCCCGCCAACGGCATCCCCCTGCCACCTCAGATCTTCAATGAAGAGAGCTACTGCGGG GACTACGACACATTCTTCGATGCCAAGGAGGACAACTTGGTGTATTCTTTCCTGGGGCTGCCCCCTCCTCCTGGGTCAAAG GAAGCAGTGCAGGCGGACAAGGCGGATATTGTGGAGAACGGGACCCATGCCGAGGAAACTAATGCAGAGGGAAACCTTGATGACTCAATA CAGGCCcatgcagaggaggaagaagaacag GAAGAAGCTGATGATGACAGG GAGGAAGAAGAGCTACGACAGCTTGAG gaagaagaagaagacttgGAAGAAACACAG GAGGAAGAGGCTGAGTAG
- the LOC130167332 gene encoding adapter SH3BGRL-like isoform X43, with amino-acid sequence MVIKVFLASSSGSTAIKKKQQDVVGFLEALKVDYAQLDIACNEENRMWMRQNVPEEKKPANGIPLPPQIFNEESYCGDYDTFFDAKEDNLVYSFLGLPPPPGSKEAVQADKADIVENGTHAEETNAEGNLDDSIQAHAEEEEEQEEADDDREEEELRQLEEEEEAEVQEEEEAE; translated from the exons atggttATCAAAGTCTTCCTCGCCTCTTCATCGGGATCCACTGCG ATCAAAAAGAAGCAGCAAGATGTGGTCGGCTTCCTGGAGGCTCTTAAAGTGGACTACGCTCAGTTGGACATCGCCTGCAACGAGGAGAACCGCATGTGGATGAGGCAGAATGTCCCAGAGGAGAAGAAGCCCGCCAACGGCATCCCCCTGCCACCTCAGATCTTCAATGAAGAGAGCTACTGCGGG GACTACGACACATTCTTCGATGCCAAGGAGGACAACTTGGTGTATTCTTTCCTGGGGCTGCCCCCTCCTCCTGGGTCAAAG GAAGCAGTGCAGGCGGACAAGGCGGATATTGTGGAGAACGGGACCCATGCCGAGGAAACTAATGCAGAGGGAAACCTTGATGACTCAATA CAGGCCcatgcagaggaggaagaagaacag GAAGAAGCTGATGATGACAGG GAGGAAGAAGAGCTACGACAGCTTGAG gaagaagaagaggctgaAGTACAAGAG GAGGAAGAGGCTGAGTAG
- the LOC130167332 gene encoding SH3 domain-binding glutamic acid-rich protein-like isoform X18, translating to MVIKVFLASSSGSTAIKKKQQDVVGFLEALKVDYAQLDIACNEENRMWMRQNVPEEKKPANGIPLPPQIFNEESYCGDYDTFFDAKEDNLVYSFLGLPPPPGSKEAVQADKADIVENGTHAEETNAEGNLDDSIEVPVEERNGDAHSKEELAQAADEEDEGEGGEEEEGEVAEGETADDEATEEETAGDEAPAEEEEAVEETDEVTEDTQAHAEEEEEQEEADDDREEEELRQLEEEEEDLEETQEEEAE from the exons atggttATCAAAGTCTTCCTCGCCTCTTCATCGGGATCCACTGCG ATCAAAAAGAAGCAGCAAGATGTGGTCGGCTTCCTGGAGGCTCTTAAAGTGGACTACGCTCAGTTGGACATCGCCTGCAACGAGGAGAACCGCATGTGGATGAGGCAGAATGTCCCAGAGGAGAAGAAGCCCGCCAACGGCATCCCCCTGCCACCTCAGATCTTCAATGAAGAGAGCTACTGCGGG GACTACGACACATTCTTCGATGCCAAGGAGGACAACTTGGTGTATTCTTTCCTGGGGCTGCCCCCTCCTCCTGGGTCAAAG GAAGCAGTGCAGGCGGACAAGGCGGATATTGTGGAGAACGGGACCCATGCCGAGGAAACTAATGCAGAGGGAAACCTTGATGACTCAATA GAGGTACCAGTGGAGGAGCGTAACGGGGATGCACACAGCAAGGAGGAGCTGGCACAGGCagctgatgaggaggatgaaggtgagggtggtgaagaggaggagggggaggtagCAGAAGGAGAGACTGCAGATGATGAAGCCACGGAAGAAGAAACAGCAGGGGACGAGGcccctgcagaggaggaggaggcagtggaAGAGACAGACGAGGTCACAGAAGACACA CAGGCCcatgcagaggaggaagaagaacag GAAGAAGCTGATGATGACAGG GAGGAAGAAGAGCTACGACAGCTTGAG gaagaagaagaagacttgGAAGAAACACAG GAGGAAGAGGCTGAGTAG
- the LOC130167332 gene encoding SH3 domain-binding glutamic acid-rich protein-like isoform X29: MVIKVFLASSSGSTAIKKKQQDVVGFLEALKVDYAQLDIACNEENRMWMRQNVPEEKKPANGIPLPPQIFNEESYCGDYDTFFDAKEDNLVYSFLGLPPPPGSKEAVQADKADIVENGTHAEETNAEGNLDDSIEVPVEERNGDAHSKEELAQAADEEDEGEGGEEEEGEVAEGETADDEATEEETAGDEAPAEEEEAVEETDEVTEDTQAHAEEEEEQEEADDDREEEEAEVQEEEEAE; encoded by the exons atggttATCAAAGTCTTCCTCGCCTCTTCATCGGGATCCACTGCG ATCAAAAAGAAGCAGCAAGATGTGGTCGGCTTCCTGGAGGCTCTTAAAGTGGACTACGCTCAGTTGGACATCGCCTGCAACGAGGAGAACCGCATGTGGATGAGGCAGAATGTCCCAGAGGAGAAGAAGCCCGCCAACGGCATCCCCCTGCCACCTCAGATCTTCAATGAAGAGAGCTACTGCGGG GACTACGACACATTCTTCGATGCCAAGGAGGACAACTTGGTGTATTCTTTCCTGGGGCTGCCCCCTCCTCCTGGGTCAAAG GAAGCAGTGCAGGCGGACAAGGCGGATATTGTGGAGAACGGGACCCATGCCGAGGAAACTAATGCAGAGGGAAACCTTGATGACTCAATA GAGGTACCAGTGGAGGAGCGTAACGGGGATGCACACAGCAAGGAGGAGCTGGCACAGGCagctgatgaggaggatgaaggtgagggtggtgaagaggaggagggggaggtagCAGAAGGAGAGACTGCAGATGATGAAGCCACGGAAGAAGAAACAGCAGGGGACGAGGcccctgcagaggaggaggaggcagtggaAGAGACAGACGAGGTCACAGAAGACACA CAGGCCcatgcagaggaggaagaagaacag GAAGAAGCTGATGATGACAGG gaagaagaagaggctgaAGTACAAGAG GAGGAAGAGGCTGAGTAG
- the LOC130167332 gene encoding adapter SH3BGRL-like isoform X44, whose amino-acid sequence MVIKVFLASSSGSTAIKKKQQDVVGFLEALKVDYAQLDIACNEENRMWMRQNVPEEKKPANGIPLPPQIFNEESYCGDYDTFFDAKEDNLVYSFLGLPPPPGSKEAVQADKADIVENGTHAEETNAEGNLDDSIQAHAEEEEEQEEADDDREEEDLQSEEEEEAEVQEEEEAE is encoded by the exons atggttATCAAAGTCTTCCTCGCCTCTTCATCGGGATCCACTGCG ATCAAAAAGAAGCAGCAAGATGTGGTCGGCTTCCTGGAGGCTCTTAAAGTGGACTACGCTCAGTTGGACATCGCCTGCAACGAGGAGAACCGCATGTGGATGAGGCAGAATGTCCCAGAGGAGAAGAAGCCCGCCAACGGCATCCCCCTGCCACCTCAGATCTTCAATGAAGAGAGCTACTGCGGG GACTACGACACATTCTTCGATGCCAAGGAGGACAACTTGGTGTATTCTTTCCTGGGGCTGCCCCCTCCTCCTGGGTCAAAG GAAGCAGTGCAGGCGGACAAGGCGGATATTGTGGAGAACGGGACCCATGCCGAGGAAACTAATGCAGAGGGAAACCTTGATGACTCAATA CAGGCCcatgcagaggaggaagaagaacag GAAGAAGCTGATGATGACAGG GAGGAAGAGGATTTGCAGTCAGAG gaagaagaagaggctgaAGTACAAGAG GAGGAAGAGGCTGAGTAG
- the LOC130167332 gene encoding SH3 domain-binding glutamic acid-rich protein-like isoform X14 — protein sequence MVIKVFLASSSGSTAIKKKQQDVVGFLEALKVDYAQLDIACNEENRMWMRQNVPEEKKPANGIPLPPQIFNEESYCGDYDTFFDAKEDNLVYSFLGLPPPPGSKEAVQADKADIVENGTHAEETNAEGNLDDSIEVPVEERNGDAHSKEELAQAADEEDEGEGGEEEEGEVAEGETADDEATEEETAGDEAPAEEEEAVEETDEQAHAEEEEEQEEADDDREEEDLQSEEEEELRQLEEEEEDLEETQEEEAE from the exons atggttATCAAAGTCTTCCTCGCCTCTTCATCGGGATCCACTGCG ATCAAAAAGAAGCAGCAAGATGTGGTCGGCTTCCTGGAGGCTCTTAAAGTGGACTACGCTCAGTTGGACATCGCCTGCAACGAGGAGAACCGCATGTGGATGAGGCAGAATGTCCCAGAGGAGAAGAAGCCCGCCAACGGCATCCCCCTGCCACCTCAGATCTTCAATGAAGAGAGCTACTGCGGG GACTACGACACATTCTTCGATGCCAAGGAGGACAACTTGGTGTATTCTTTCCTGGGGCTGCCCCCTCCTCCTGGGTCAAAG GAAGCAGTGCAGGCGGACAAGGCGGATATTGTGGAGAACGGGACCCATGCCGAGGAAACTAATGCAGAGGGAAACCTTGATGACTCAATA GAGGTACCAGTGGAGGAGCGTAACGGGGATGCACACAGCAAGGAGGAGCTGGCACAGGCagctgatgaggaggatgaaggtgagggtggtgaagaggaggagggggaggtagCAGAAGGAGAGACTGCAGATGATGAAGCCACGGAAGAAGAAACAGCAGGGGACGAGGcccctgcagaggaggaggaggcagtggaAGAGACAGACGAG CAGGCCcatgcagaggaggaagaagaacag GAAGAAGCTGATGATGACAGG GAGGAAGAGGATTTGCAGTCAGAG GAGGAAGAAGAGCTACGACAGCTTGAG gaagaagaagaagacttgGAAGAAACACAG GAGGAAGAGGCTGAGTAG
- the LOC130167332 gene encoding SH3 domain-binding glutamic acid-rich protein-like isoform X19: MVIKVFLASSSGSTAIKKKQQDVVGFLEALKVDYAQLDIACNEENRMWMRQNVPEEKKPANGIPLPPQIFNEESYCGDYDTFFDAKEDNLVYSFLGLPPPPGSKEAVQADKADIVENGTHAEETNAEGNLDDSIEVPVEERNGDAHSKEELAQAADEEDEGEGGEEEEGEVAEGETADDEATEEETAGDEAPAEEEEAVEETDEVTEDTQAHAEEEEEQEEADDDREEEELRQLEEEEEAEVQEEEEAE; encoded by the exons atggttATCAAAGTCTTCCTCGCCTCTTCATCGGGATCCACTGCG ATCAAAAAGAAGCAGCAAGATGTGGTCGGCTTCCTGGAGGCTCTTAAAGTGGACTACGCTCAGTTGGACATCGCCTGCAACGAGGAGAACCGCATGTGGATGAGGCAGAATGTCCCAGAGGAGAAGAAGCCCGCCAACGGCATCCCCCTGCCACCTCAGATCTTCAATGAAGAGAGCTACTGCGGG GACTACGACACATTCTTCGATGCCAAGGAGGACAACTTGGTGTATTCTTTCCTGGGGCTGCCCCCTCCTCCTGGGTCAAAG GAAGCAGTGCAGGCGGACAAGGCGGATATTGTGGAGAACGGGACCCATGCCGAGGAAACTAATGCAGAGGGAAACCTTGATGACTCAATA GAGGTACCAGTGGAGGAGCGTAACGGGGATGCACACAGCAAGGAGGAGCTGGCACAGGCagctgatgaggaggatgaaggtgagggtggtgaagaggaggagggggaggtagCAGAAGGAGAGACTGCAGATGATGAAGCCACGGAAGAAGAAACAGCAGGGGACGAGGcccctgcagaggaggaggaggcagtggaAGAGACAGACGAGGTCACAGAAGACACA CAGGCCcatgcagaggaggaagaagaacag GAAGAAGCTGATGATGACAGG GAGGAAGAAGAGCTACGACAGCTTGAG gaagaagaagaggctgaAGTACAAGAG GAGGAAGAGGCTGAGTAG
- the LOC130167332 gene encoding adapter SH3BGRL-like isoform X45 → MVIKVFLASSSGSTAIKKKQQDVVGFLEALKVDYAQLDIACNEENRMWMRQNVPEEKKPANGIPLPPQIFNEESYCGDYDTFFDAKEDNLVYSFLGLPPPPGSKEAVQADKADIVENGTHAEETNAEGNLDDSIAHAEEEEEQEEADDDREEEDLQSEEEEEAEVQEEEEAE, encoded by the exons atggttATCAAAGTCTTCCTCGCCTCTTCATCGGGATCCACTGCG ATCAAAAAGAAGCAGCAAGATGTGGTCGGCTTCCTGGAGGCTCTTAAAGTGGACTACGCTCAGTTGGACATCGCCTGCAACGAGGAGAACCGCATGTGGATGAGGCAGAATGTCCCAGAGGAGAAGAAGCCCGCCAACGGCATCCCCCTGCCACCTCAGATCTTCAATGAAGAGAGCTACTGCGGG GACTACGACACATTCTTCGATGCCAAGGAGGACAACTTGGTGTATTCTTTCCTGGGGCTGCCCCCTCCTCCTGGGTCAAAG GAAGCAGTGCAGGCGGACAAGGCGGATATTGTGGAGAACGGGACCCATGCCGAGGAAACTAATGCAGAGGGAAACCTTGATGACTCAATA GCCcatgcagaggaggaagaagaacag GAAGAAGCTGATGATGACAGG GAGGAAGAGGATTTGCAGTCAGAG gaagaagaagaggctgaAGTACAAGAG GAGGAAGAGGCTGAGTAG
- the LOC130167332 gene encoding adapter SH3BGRL-like isoform X36 produces the protein MVIKVFLASSSGSTAIKKKQQDVVGFLEALKVDYAQLDIACNEENRMWMRQNVPEEKKPANGIPLPPQIFNEESYCGDYDTFFDAKEDNLVYSFLGLPPPPGSKEAVQADKADIVENGTHAEETNAEGNLDDSIQAHAEEEEEQEEADDDREEEELRQLEEEEEAEVQEEEEEDLEETQEEEAE, from the exons atggttATCAAAGTCTTCCTCGCCTCTTCATCGGGATCCACTGCG ATCAAAAAGAAGCAGCAAGATGTGGTCGGCTTCCTGGAGGCTCTTAAAGTGGACTACGCTCAGTTGGACATCGCCTGCAACGAGGAGAACCGCATGTGGATGAGGCAGAATGTCCCAGAGGAGAAGAAGCCCGCCAACGGCATCCCCCTGCCACCTCAGATCTTCAATGAAGAGAGCTACTGCGGG GACTACGACACATTCTTCGATGCCAAGGAGGACAACTTGGTGTATTCTTTCCTGGGGCTGCCCCCTCCTCCTGGGTCAAAG GAAGCAGTGCAGGCGGACAAGGCGGATATTGTGGAGAACGGGACCCATGCCGAGGAAACTAATGCAGAGGGAAACCTTGATGACTCAATA CAGGCCcatgcagaggaggaagaagaacag GAAGAAGCTGATGATGACAGG GAGGAAGAAGAGCTACGACAGCTTGAG gaagaagaagaggctgaAGTACAAGAG gaagaagaagaagacttgGAAGAAACACAG GAGGAAGAGGCTGAGTAG